AAAGAACGGGGAGATTGACAAAacggtcacagaacgtccgtgtACGATAGAAGGAGCGCGCGCATGTAAAGCAAATAATAAGCAAGTAAAGTAATAAACCAAGATAGAAAGTCACGATAGAAATCCCAGCTGCCCAGGAACCAAGTGCATCAAGAGCCCCGAGCCAGCAATATACTCAGCACCACCTGCCCTCGCGTAGTGTCAGGGAAATCCCACGTGTATAGTGCCCCCTACCGGTGACTACTCTGTATATGTGTCCATGCACCACGATGGGAGGGGGTTCTACTAGATAGGACTGGACCCATGTCTTGTATCTTAACCTTGTCATTTGGCCCTTGTGTCCCTATTGCTCATTAGATTGTAACTGGCCATTCCTTTGGCACCTCCTGACACCACGTGTTCTCTTCTATAGAAACCTGACCCGGGTCACAGTTGTCAGGAGACGGGCGTGGGGAGACTGATCTCCTGTAACAGCCACAATAGACACTGCAGTCACCGGAGAACAGCACCGAGAACATTTATCTAGCACGTGTTATAACACTATAGTGAATACATCTAGCTCAGCGCAGAGAGGGTTAACGACAGCAGACTGACgtgtgctgggggaaggagaaggggGTCGGGGACATGTAAGGCGGAGTTCGAGTTCTGCTGCTCTTTAAGGGAGGATTTGGTGGCTCTGAAAAGAGCCTTTGTGGTGTATGCGGTGCCCGGGGCAGATCTAAGCCCTCTCCCCACGGATCCTGCGGGCCAGCTGGATGTCTTTGGGCATGATGGTCACCCTCTTGGCGTGGATAGCGCACAGGTTGGTGTCCTCGAACAGGCCCACCAGGTAAGCCTCGCTGGCCTCCTGCAGGGCCATGACCGCCGAGCTCTGGAAGCGGAGATCGGTCTTGAAGTCCTGGGCGATCTCTCTCACCAGGCGCTGGAAGGGAAGCTTGCGGATCAGCAGCTCGGTGGACTTCTGGTAGCGGCGGATCTCACGGAGGGCCACTGTACCGGGACGGTAACGATGCGGCTTCTTCACTCCACCTGTAGCGGGAGCGCTCTTCCTGGCGGCCTTAGTGGCAAGCTGCTTGCGGGGAGCTTTCCCACCGGTGGACTTACGGGCTGTCTGCTTGGTTCTGGCCATTATGCTCTGTAGACGGGCACAACTGAGATGTGATGGGAGCGGAGGAAAAGGCAGAGCATTTATAGTGCTGGTGTCCTGCTCATTGGCTGCTGTAAACCACACCCCCTGAATCCCATTGGCTAATTTATACATCCACGAGCCCGCCAGAACATAGCTGCTGCTTTGGGTCGGTAATATCTATTCAGGAGAGGCGGACCCATCCGGCCCTCTCAGCGGGTGGAAGGAAGGAACTCCCGGTAACAGCGCCCTCCCCCGTGTTCCCTCATCCATGAATCGGTGACGCGTCTCGGGCGTTCACCCTGATTAACCGAATGCCTCTACAATATATAGTGCATGCTCACAGCGGCCCGAATCAGTAGTCTCCTCACATCCCGTCTGTTTATTACAGCAGGCTACAATCGTGGTGTACTCACATGACAGCTACATTGTGTTACAGTATAACAGCGACACCTTGTGGCGAGAGCTTCGAGTTCTAATGGCTGCAGGTTACCACCACACTGTAACAAGTGCTATTTTCTCTTATCCCAAATACTGACACTACAAAGTGTTACAGCGGCACAAATAGATACAAGTGCGCGCGGTTGGTTACTGACTGATGTTATGGAAGTGGCTCTCTTATCTGCCAGAAGGGGAGCTAGACCCTATGGACCGCGTTTGACTGGATATTGTGACGTCCTACAGACGGGGAGGGAGTGTAGACACTAGTTTATGTGGGGGAGGTCATAAAGCTCTGccgggaggaggtggtggctcTGAGAAGAGCCTTTGTGGGGGTAAAGTACAGGGCGAGGCTCCCGATTATTTCTTAGCTGCGCTCTTCTTGGCAGCCTTGGGTTTGGCGACCTTCTTAGCCGGGCTCTTCTTGGCAGCCTTGGGTTTGGCGACCTTCTTAGCCGGGCTCTTGGCAGCCTTGGGTTTGGCCGCCTTCTTAGCCGGGCTCTTGGTGACTTTCTTGGGCTTGGGAGCAGCCTTCGGCTTCTTTGCCGCTTTCTTGGCAGCGGCCGCTGCAGGCTTCTTGGCCTTTTTCGGGCTCTTGGCCGCGCTCGGAGCCTTCTTCGGCTTCTTAGGAGATTTGGCCACTTTCTTGGCTGCGGCAGGCTTCTTGGGCTTGGCCGCCTTGTCCTtggtctcctgctgctgcttcttgttCAGCTTGAAGGAGCCGGAGGCGCCGCTGCCTTTCACCTGGAGCAGGGTCCCCTTGGTCACC
This genomic window from Dendropsophus ebraccatus isolate aDenEbr1 unplaced genomic scaffold, aDenEbr1.pat pat_scaffold_677_ctg1, whole genome shotgun sequence contains:
- the LOC138778780 gene encoding histone H3 translates to MARTKQTARKSTGGKAPRKQLATKAARKSAPATGGVKKPHRYRPGTVALREIRRYQKSTELLIRKLPFQRLVREIAQDFKTDLRFQSSAVMALQEASEAYLVGLFEDTNLCAIHAKRVTIMPKDIQLARRIRGERA
- the LOC138778790 gene encoding histone H1B-like: MAETAPAAAPPAEPAAKTKKQPKKSPAGGAKKSKKPSGPSVSELLVKAVSASKERSGVSLAALKKALAAGGYDVDKNNSRLKLAIKGLVTKGTLLQVKGSGASGSFKLNKKQQQETKDKAAKPKKPAAAKKVAKSPKKPKKAPSAAKSPKKAKKPAAAAAKKAAKKPKAAPKPKKVTKSPAKKAAKPKAAKSPAKKVAKPKAAKKSPAKKVAKPKAAKKSAAKK